The Oncorhynchus nerka isolate Pitt River linkage group LG9a, Oner_Uvic_2.0, whole genome shotgun sequence genome has a segment encoding these proteins:
- the hdac10 gene encoding polyamine deacetylase HDAC10 isoform X2: MSLDELRTFTQQYGDVYFHPNIYHCAKLAIGATLQLVDSVMTGKVRNGMALVRPPGHHSQRSAANGFCVFNNVAIAAHYAKKQYDIKRVLIVDWDVHHGQGVQFAFEDDPSVLYFSWHRYEHQGFWPNLRESDYDSVGKEKGAGFNINVPWNKVGMENSDYLSVFFHVLLPIAYEFSPDLVFVCAGFDSAIGDPEGHMCATPDIFAHLTHLLKSLAGGKLCAVLEGGYNLTSLAQSVCQTVQTLLGDPAPQTSELNGPCESALESIQCVRSAHKPYWACLKHTVAPPVSEPSTKRCKLAEKEEGVQAEGGQKEEGDGQKAEEEEVVWMKPPSRLAPPVHTEVALPADLEVPDRCERVRSSLAPTLEMLQRLRDDFFEGSAEEDALMSLCSVIALFEKMKKQEIRNGLALVPDVSVAMLCAAQHARMSLTNRLLLVYLGDGEIPTYVTEDGKALVMQISSKEPEEQKSRYQVSLSLLKGCSDVAGLMQAVLCLLLPLAYEYDPGLVLLVRGPGSGVGKAAWAQITSLLQGLAQGHTLVLLQEGEEEAVGTTAASLLGDPAPSLGPLGAPLPEDMEAMERLRQRLQTHWGLLQNAAAKGKEVEEKGQNQD, from the exons ATGAGCCTTGATGAGCTGAGGACCTTCACCCAGCAGTATGGGGATGTCTACTTCCACCCG AACATCTACCATTGTGCCAAGTTGGCCATCGGGGCCACTCTCCAGCTGGTGGACAGTGTGATGACGGGGAAAGTGAGGAACGGCATGGCCTTGGTCAG ACCCCCAGGACACCACAGTCAGCGCAGTGCTGCCAACGGCTTCTGTGTGTTCAACAACGTGGCCATCGCTGCCCACTATGCCAAGAAACAGTACGATATCAAGAG GGTGTTGATAGTGGACTGGGACGTGCATCACGGACAGGGGGTGCAGTTCGCTTTCGAGGATGACCCAAG TGTGCTGTACTTTTCCTGGCACCGCTATGAGCACCAAGGCTTTTGGCCCAACCTGAGGGAATCCGACTATGACAGTGTGGGCAAGGAGAAGGGTGCTGGCTTCAACATCAACGTACCCTGGAACAAG GTGGGGATGGAGAACAGTGATTACCTTTCTGTCTTCTTCCATGTTCTCCTACCCATCGCATATGAG TTCAGCCCAGATTTGGTCTTTGTGTGTGCTGGCTTTGACTCTGCCATTGGAGACCCAGAG GGTCACATGTGTGCCACCCCAGACATCTTTGCCCACCTGACCCACCTCCTGAAGTCCCTGGCTGGGGGGAAACTGTGTGCTGTCCTGGAG ggAGGCTACAACTTGACCTCACTGGCCCAATCAGTGTGCCAGACCGTCCAGACCTTACTCGGAGATCCCGCCCCTCAAACGTCAGAACTGAACGGCCCATGTGAGAG TGCTCTGGAGTCCATTCAGTGTGTGAGATCAGCTCACAAGCCCTACTGGGCCTGCCTCAAACACACAG TTGCCCCACCCGTGTCTGAGCCCAGCACTAAACGCTGTAAGCTGGCAGAGAAGGAAGAGGGTGTCCAGGCTGAGGGGGGTCAGAAAGAAGAAGGGGATGGTCAGAAagcggaggaagaggaggtggtgtggATGAAGCCTCCGTCCCGGTTGGCTCCTCCGGTCCACACTGAAGTGGCACTCCCTGCTGACCTGGAGGTCCCTGACAGATGTGAGCGTGTGAGGTCATCACTGGCCCCAACTCTTGAGATGCTGCAAAGACTAAG GGATGACTTTTTTGAAGGGTCGGCAGAGGAGGATGCTCTCATGTCTCTCTGCAGCGTCATCGCGCTCTTTGAAAAGATGAAGAAACAAGAG ATTCGTAACGGTCTGGCGCTGGTGCCTGATGTCTCCGTGGCGATGCTGTGTGCCGCGCAGCATGCTCGGATGTCTCTCACCAACCG GTTATTGCTGGTGTACCTGGGGGATGGGGAGATCCCGACCTACGTCACTGAGGACGG GAAAGCACTAGTGATGCAGATCAGCAGTAAGGAGCCAGAGGAGCAGAAGTCCAGATATCAGGTTTCTTTGTCTCTGTTAAAG GGCTGCAGTGATGTGGCAGGGTTGATGCAGGCTGTGCTGTGCCTGCTCCTGCCTCTGGCCTATGAGTATGACCCTGGGCTGGTGCTGCTGGTGCGGGGGCCAGGCAGTGGGGTGGGGAAGGCAGCCTGGGCACAGATCACCAGCCTACTCCAGGGCCTGGCACAGGGCCACACACTTGTCCTTTTACAG gagggtgaggaggaggctgTAGGGACCACGGCAGCCTCTCTGCTGGGGGACCCTGCTCCCTCTCTGGGGCCCCTGGGGGCCCCTCTCCCTGAGGACATGGAGGCCatggagagactgagacagaggctGCAGACACACTGGGGACTTCTGCAGAATGCAG CTGCAAAGGGGAAAGAAGTCGAGGAAAAAGGACAGAACCAGGACTGA
- the hdac10 gene encoding polyamine deacetylase HDAC10 isoform X1 gives MSSGTALVYDEEMTRYKLLWVDPACKIEVPERLTVSHTALQEEGLAERCVSVPIRQATDAEILLAHSEEYLEAVKKTPHMSLDELRTFTQQYGDVYFHPNIYHCAKLAIGATLQLVDSVMTGKVRNGMALVRPPGHHSQRSAANGFCVFNNVAIAAHYAKKQYDIKRVLIVDWDVHHGQGVQFAFEDDPSVLYFSWHRYEHQGFWPNLRESDYDSVGKEKGAGFNINVPWNKVGMENSDYLSVFFHVLLPIAYEFSPDLVFVCAGFDSAIGDPEGHMCATPDIFAHLTHLLKSLAGGKLCAVLEGGYNLTSLAQSVCQTVQTLLGDPAPQTSELNGPCESALESIQCVRSAHKPYWACLKHTVAPPVSEPSTKRCKLAEKEEGVQAEGGQKEEGDGQKAEEEEVVWMKPPSRLAPPVHTEVALPADLEVPDRCERVRSSLAPTLEMLQRLRDDFFEGSAEEDALMSLCSVIALFEKMKKQEIRNGLALVPDVSVAMLCAAQHARMSLTNRLLLVYLGDGEIPTYVTEDGKALVMQISSKEPEEQKSRYQVSLSLLKGCSDVAGLMQAVLCLLLPLAYEYDPGLVLLVRGPGSGVGKAAWAQITSLLQGLAQGHTLVLLQEGEEEAVGTTAASLLGDPAPSLGPLGAPLPEDMEAMERLRQRLQTHWGLLQNAAAKGKEVEEKGQNQD, from the exons ATGTCGTCTGGAACCGCGTTGGTTTATGATGAGGAGATGACTCGCTACAAACTGCTATGGGTTGA CCCGGCTTGTAAAATTGAGGTCCCTGAGCGTCTGACTGTCAGTCACACAGCTCTGCAGGAGGAGGGTCTGGCTGAGCGCTGTGTCTCTGTGCCTATACGCCAGGCCACCGACGCAGAGATCCTACTGGCTCACAG TGAGGAGTACCTGGAGGCAGTAAAGAAGACACCACACATGAGCCTTGATGAGCTGAGGACCTTCACCCAGCAGTATGGGGATGTCTACTTCCACCCG AACATCTACCATTGTGCCAAGTTGGCCATCGGGGCCACTCTCCAGCTGGTGGACAGTGTGATGACGGGGAAAGTGAGGAACGGCATGGCCTTGGTCAG ACCCCCAGGACACCACAGTCAGCGCAGTGCTGCCAACGGCTTCTGTGTGTTCAACAACGTGGCCATCGCTGCCCACTATGCCAAGAAACAGTACGATATCAAGAG GGTGTTGATAGTGGACTGGGACGTGCATCACGGACAGGGGGTGCAGTTCGCTTTCGAGGATGACCCAAG TGTGCTGTACTTTTCCTGGCACCGCTATGAGCACCAAGGCTTTTGGCCCAACCTGAGGGAATCCGACTATGACAGTGTGGGCAAGGAGAAGGGTGCTGGCTTCAACATCAACGTACCCTGGAACAAG GTGGGGATGGAGAACAGTGATTACCTTTCTGTCTTCTTCCATGTTCTCCTACCCATCGCATATGAG TTCAGCCCAGATTTGGTCTTTGTGTGTGCTGGCTTTGACTCTGCCATTGGAGACCCAGAG GGTCACATGTGTGCCACCCCAGACATCTTTGCCCACCTGACCCACCTCCTGAAGTCCCTGGCTGGGGGGAAACTGTGTGCTGTCCTGGAG ggAGGCTACAACTTGACCTCACTGGCCCAATCAGTGTGCCAGACCGTCCAGACCTTACTCGGAGATCCCGCCCCTCAAACGTCAGAACTGAACGGCCCATGTGAGAG TGCTCTGGAGTCCATTCAGTGTGTGAGATCAGCTCACAAGCCCTACTGGGCCTGCCTCAAACACACAG TTGCCCCACCCGTGTCTGAGCCCAGCACTAAACGCTGTAAGCTGGCAGAGAAGGAAGAGGGTGTCCAGGCTGAGGGGGGTCAGAAAGAAGAAGGGGATGGTCAGAAagcggaggaagaggaggtggtgtggATGAAGCCTCCGTCCCGGTTGGCTCCTCCGGTCCACACTGAAGTGGCACTCCCTGCTGACCTGGAGGTCCCTGACAGATGTGAGCGTGTGAGGTCATCACTGGCCCCAACTCTTGAGATGCTGCAAAGACTAAG GGATGACTTTTTTGAAGGGTCGGCAGAGGAGGATGCTCTCATGTCTCTCTGCAGCGTCATCGCGCTCTTTGAAAAGATGAAGAAACAAGAG ATTCGTAACGGTCTGGCGCTGGTGCCTGATGTCTCCGTGGCGATGCTGTGTGCCGCGCAGCATGCTCGGATGTCTCTCACCAACCG GTTATTGCTGGTGTACCTGGGGGATGGGGAGATCCCGACCTACGTCACTGAGGACGG GAAAGCACTAGTGATGCAGATCAGCAGTAAGGAGCCAGAGGAGCAGAAGTCCAGATATCAGGTTTCTTTGTCTCTGTTAAAG GGCTGCAGTGATGTGGCAGGGTTGATGCAGGCTGTGCTGTGCCTGCTCCTGCCTCTGGCCTATGAGTATGACCCTGGGCTGGTGCTGCTGGTGCGGGGGCCAGGCAGTGGGGTGGGGAAGGCAGCCTGGGCACAGATCACCAGCCTACTCCAGGGCCTGGCACAGGGCCACACACTTGTCCTTTTACAG gagggtgaggaggaggctgTAGGGACCACGGCAGCCTCTCTGCTGGGGGACCCTGCTCCCTCTCTGGGGCCCCTGGGGGCCCCTCTCCCTGAGGACATGGAGGCCatggagagactgagacagaggctGCAGACACACTGGGGACTTCTGCAGAATGCAG CTGCAAAGGGGAAAGAAGTCGAGGAAAAAGGACAGAACCAGGACTGA
- the hdac10 gene encoding polyamine deacetylase HDAC10 isoform X3 codes for MTGKVRNGMALVRPPGHHSQRSAANGFCVFNNVAIAAHYAKKQYDIKRVLIVDWDVHHGQGVQFAFEDDPSVLYFSWHRYEHQGFWPNLRESDYDSVGKEKGAGFNINVPWNKVGMENSDYLSVFFHVLLPIAYEFSPDLVFVCAGFDSAIGDPEGHMCATPDIFAHLTHLLKSLAGGKLCAVLEGGYNLTSLAQSVCQTVQTLLGDPAPQTSELNGPCESALESIQCVRSAHKPYWACLKHTVAPPVSEPSTKRCKLAEKEEGVQAEGGQKEEGDGQKAEEEEVVWMKPPSRLAPPVHTEVALPADLEVPDRCERVRSSLAPTLEMLQRLRDDFFEGSAEEDALMSLCSVIALFEKMKKQEIRNGLALVPDVSVAMLCAAQHARMSLTNRLLLVYLGDGEIPTYVTEDGKALVMQISSKEPEEQKSRYQVSLSLLKGCSDVAGLMQAVLCLLLPLAYEYDPGLVLLVRGPGSGVGKAAWAQITSLLQGLAQGHTLVLLQEGEEEAVGTTAASLLGDPAPSLGPLGAPLPEDMEAMERLRQRLQTHWGLLQNAAAKGKEVEEKGQNQD; via the exons ATGACGGGGAAAGTGAGGAACGGCATGGCCTTGGTCAG ACCCCCAGGACACCACAGTCAGCGCAGTGCTGCCAACGGCTTCTGTGTGTTCAACAACGTGGCCATCGCTGCCCACTATGCCAAGAAACAGTACGATATCAAGAG GGTGTTGATAGTGGACTGGGACGTGCATCACGGACAGGGGGTGCAGTTCGCTTTCGAGGATGACCCAAG TGTGCTGTACTTTTCCTGGCACCGCTATGAGCACCAAGGCTTTTGGCCCAACCTGAGGGAATCCGACTATGACAGTGTGGGCAAGGAGAAGGGTGCTGGCTTCAACATCAACGTACCCTGGAACAAG GTGGGGATGGAGAACAGTGATTACCTTTCTGTCTTCTTCCATGTTCTCCTACCCATCGCATATGAG TTCAGCCCAGATTTGGTCTTTGTGTGTGCTGGCTTTGACTCTGCCATTGGAGACCCAGAG GGTCACATGTGTGCCACCCCAGACATCTTTGCCCACCTGACCCACCTCCTGAAGTCCCTGGCTGGGGGGAAACTGTGTGCTGTCCTGGAG ggAGGCTACAACTTGACCTCACTGGCCCAATCAGTGTGCCAGACCGTCCAGACCTTACTCGGAGATCCCGCCCCTCAAACGTCAGAACTGAACGGCCCATGTGAGAG TGCTCTGGAGTCCATTCAGTGTGTGAGATCAGCTCACAAGCCCTACTGGGCCTGCCTCAAACACACAG TTGCCCCACCCGTGTCTGAGCCCAGCACTAAACGCTGTAAGCTGGCAGAGAAGGAAGAGGGTGTCCAGGCTGAGGGGGGTCAGAAAGAAGAAGGGGATGGTCAGAAagcggaggaagaggaggtggtgtggATGAAGCCTCCGTCCCGGTTGGCTCCTCCGGTCCACACTGAAGTGGCACTCCCTGCTGACCTGGAGGTCCCTGACAGATGTGAGCGTGTGAGGTCATCACTGGCCCCAACTCTTGAGATGCTGCAAAGACTAAG GGATGACTTTTTTGAAGGGTCGGCAGAGGAGGATGCTCTCATGTCTCTCTGCAGCGTCATCGCGCTCTTTGAAAAGATGAAGAAACAAGAG ATTCGTAACGGTCTGGCGCTGGTGCCTGATGTCTCCGTGGCGATGCTGTGTGCCGCGCAGCATGCTCGGATGTCTCTCACCAACCG GTTATTGCTGGTGTACCTGGGGGATGGGGAGATCCCGACCTACGTCACTGAGGACGG GAAAGCACTAGTGATGCAGATCAGCAGTAAGGAGCCAGAGGAGCAGAAGTCCAGATATCAGGTTTCTTTGTCTCTGTTAAAG GGCTGCAGTGATGTGGCAGGGTTGATGCAGGCTGTGCTGTGCCTGCTCCTGCCTCTGGCCTATGAGTATGACCCTGGGCTGGTGCTGCTGGTGCGGGGGCCAGGCAGTGGGGTGGGGAAGGCAGCCTGGGCACAGATCACCAGCCTACTCCAGGGCCTGGCACAGGGCCACACACTTGTCCTTTTACAG gagggtgaggaggaggctgTAGGGACCACGGCAGCCTCTCTGCTGGGGGACCCTGCTCCCTCTCTGGGGCCCCTGGGGGCCCCTCTCCCTGAGGACATGGAGGCCatggagagactgagacagaggctGCAGACACACTGGGGACTTCTGCAGAATGCAG CTGCAAAGGGGAAAGAAGTCGAGGAAAAAGGACAGAACCAGGACTGA